The window GGTAATAGAGGAGATAGGGGAGACAACACAGAAGTAAAGGAGTAATTGAAGTGGAGAACCGAAAATGCAAATGGAAATAATGAAGGAGAGAACACAAAACGAAAGAAGGAGAAATCGAAGGGGATGAAGACGGATTGGGCGTAGGGTTAACACGAGTTGAAAACGCAAATGGAGGAGGAAATTCGATGGATTGATGGGGAGGTTTTTAGGGTAAAATCGGGATTAAAGAAACAATTTCTTTAATCTTGGGCCCAaatgggggttagggttgggctaacctaagccCAAATACTAACCCCAAACGGCCtctaaaagatttattttttttttcaaacttttatttggttgttcaatatcgtgtacaaagaatcctaaaaaatcgtttagatttcggtagccaaatctaaacaatcgtgtacaaaaaaaaaaacaatcgtgtacaaaagaatctttaaaaaaattatttagccaaatctaaacgtaccaaatcttaaaaaaatggtttaaatttggctatcaaaatctaaacgattgtgtaaccaaattaaacaatcgatTGTACAGAGAagggaaaaaataaattgttttcgATGTGGCGCATGGTCgatgggacattttttgtattttccatcgTGTGTTTgtggacttttttcgttttcggaaTTATTCTTAtacgatgtaaatattttgtcattttgttatattttttaaaagacccatAAAATGAATGTTCTAAAAGTCTaggaatcaaaatatatatttcaaatgttgaaggaaagaaataagatgaaattcaaatctaaaagtgttggaattttgtcaaaaatattttatgagattatcttttattaatgagttatttaatttcaaaaatataaaagatcctcctttattttaggaatcttatattattatctttttgagattatctttgaggaaatatatatacacactacGAAACTTGTGGATTCTGGTACAATTGACGAACGAAGAAAACTTTTGGAGCTGTAAGTTGAATCTGTATTGCAACTACTATGAGTGGAAGAAGGTAGTGCGATTATCTATCTATGGTCTCAATGTGTTGATCTGTGATGATTCTTATGATGAGTAATGAGAAAGACGAAACTGTGATCAAAGTGGTCACCTTAAACTCAGAGGGAGTATTAAGACGTCGTCAGGAAAATTCACTCGaacattcagggggagcctagAGTCTTAAGCTATTAAGCTTGTTAagatagtcatatagttgattAGAGAGCATTTGttgtattgatgtatattgactacgtgtgaatcataataatattactcatcaaGGCCGTGCATAGCTCCCCAAACGTAGGCAACATTGGCCGAACTAGattaccaaagtttcttgtgttatacTCATCTGTTGTCattctagctattacaacagttaTTTACTCtagaattaactaaaagttTATCATATTATTTCACACcgtttttaaaaaagaattgatgGAGGATTTTTGGATAAACTTTTTACCGTTCATAGTAAAAATGCATGCATGTGAGATATCAAAGAGCCTGCAGAAAAGCATAACAAACCTAAATAACTCATAATATCATTGCGGGTTTTGATCTAGTCCATATTTTTGCAACCTTAACAAAAGAAAACCAGCTGGTTGCAAATTAAAACGAATGCAAATACTTTTCTTTTATCATAGTTacatttcttatttttaaaaagttgtgTTACGATTAAATCTTCAATCTCATAGCACTCATATTTCAAAGTGTATCAAATATGTATCTTATACTAATATATCTAGATACACATGAAATGGAAGTGTATGCctctttgtttaaaaaaaaattgatgtgcaatctttctttcttttctttcttttcttttttttttttttctttttttgcataTTTGGGACGAATGTTAATGGTAAAACTCATATCTCACTTGCTTTCAGACAAATAATATAAATACTAGCaaatcaaatgaaaaataagtatataaaaaatttcaaaaattaaaataaatatataaaatttttcaaaaattaaaataaatataccCCACAATCATATTTTCTGTAtcataattatcaattttttccATAAAATTAACTTCTTAATCATTGAAGGAGTGAATTAagtatatttatattattaatttgatattttattcttttatagaTTACATTCGGTagtttatattaaataaatgaatatatatatatatatatatatatatattaaaaaaaaaggcatATTCTTGTACGTATATATATCTTTGTTTTtcgaaaaattaaaaatggttGCATATGATCAAATATTTGTACATGTGATCTATAGTCAACACTTAAAACTTCCCCTGTGATAAATTCTTGAAAACAAACACAATATCAAACAAATCAAACGCCTAAATTTGgataaaacttaaaataataCACAATCAAATCATTTAAACTTTAGAAATTACTCATATTAAGATGTTGCCAAATTTGGAGCCATAGACGAAAACTTTTTACAATttgattgatttgttttttCCAAGATGCTTTGGTGTCTtgtctttaattattttttttaaatgacatttttggtaatttcataattttgtttagtaaaaaataaataaataaaaagttaaactaaaaaaaaccctgatttatttaaaaatacccGCAATATTAACTTATTTACAAAGGTTTGAAAAAGTatcattaaaataatatatatatttttttatataatttggaCAAAATTGAGATAGGAAAAGAACGAAAATTTAAATCAGTacatcaattatatatatatatatatatatatatatatatgtcatcATCACACAATTTTAAGCTTTGGATTATTGTTTGAAATTGTAAAGAAATTAGATTTTAAGGGTAATAttgtaaaatttgaaaatataaggGTATAttcaaaagaaagagaaaaattgaaggatatttgtaacaatttaccaaaaaagaaaaatggtgtGAAGATATGTATTGGAAGACTTATCCACTATTCCTAAAGTCAAAATCCAACGACTTTAGGAGTGTCAAATCATAAAACGATGTCGTTTAAGGAAACTAACAACGGAACTGTTGGTCGACATttggtaaaaataaaaaatgacaGTTCAAGAGCTTTTCCTCCAAtatagaaaaaaggaaagaggagattaaataattaaaagaaaaagatatatatatatatattcttttattcttttattttaaattaattttccatTGAAGAAGAAGCCGAAGCACATGGCAGAGACAATGAGATCTTAGAGAGAAAAAACCcaaacaagagagagagagagagagcccTAAATTTTGGGgcaaaaaaggagaagaaaatgcAAGATCCACCACCGCCATCAAACCCTATCCCCACTCCCAATTCCAATCAAATTCCTCCACTCAATGTTACACAACCACCGCCCAAGACTCACAAACCGCCACCGCCGCCGGTCTCAAATGCCACGGCGGCGGCTTCTTCTTCATCGATTTTTCCCAATGTCAATGTTGGAAATGCCTCATTCATTCCTAGACTTGGTTCTCATCATCGGAGAGCTCATTCTGAAGTTAGTTTCCGGTTGCCGGAGGATATGATGGATATTTCCGGGTCGGATCCGTTTAATGGTGGTTCGTCCACGGCGAGTTTGGAGGAGATCGGATCGGAAGATGATCTGTTTTCGACCTACATTGATGTGAAGAAGCTTGGAGGTAATGGGGGAGGGAATTTTGTGGATCATAATGGTAATGGTGGATGTGaaggtggtggtggtggtggtggtggtggtagTAGTGAAGGGGAGAAGACTTCGAAGCCAAGGCATCGGCATAGTGTTTCGGTGGACGGAACGACGTCGTCGTCGAGTATGTTTGGGGAAATTATGGAAGCCAAGAAAGCTATGCCTCCTGATAAGTTGGCTGAGCTTTGGTCCAGTGATCCCAAACGCGCTAAAAGGTATTTCTTCTTTCCAGTTCTTCTTAGCAATTTTTTCGGTTTCGAATTTCGATCCATTTTTGTTCGATTCTTCTTCTATGTCTATTTGGCCTGCTAGATTGTCGCCATTTGTTATGCTTTTGAGTtcttattttcaataattttcagCATTCCCGTTTTGCTTCACCTAAGCTAGATTCTGAAATGAGATACCAAGCTGATTTTACGCCATAATTCTAGCTGATTCAACTTCAATCCCTGCTCCACATTTTggttttcaaattttcattttctttgtaTACCGATTtctgatttttttaaaaaaaaggaaaaaaccgGGCTTGGTTAAATTTTGGGATCGAGTTGAGGGGAAGAGGGATCTGATTCAATTTTTAATAGGTTTCATTTGAATGTTTCTTTTAAATTCCCAGATCTAGGCttaatttcttttcaaattattGTTATCATGTGTAATTCATTCGACAATCTCCCCTATGTGGCTGGATTTATTTCTTTAGTCCGGAATTTGGGGGTTTTATGAACCATTCTGCTACATGACATTTACATAAATAATCATTTACGTGATTTGAATAAAGCTCTAGAAAGGAACGATACgagtaaaaaaaaagttgagtCAAATTAGGCAGCTTTTAAAATGTATCCATGCACCTCCATCCCCGTATCTATTCATGTATTGTTATAAAACATGGTATCTAGTTGGGCTATTAGTTAGATTTTTTGGTTAGTTCACCTATATGCGGGGCAAGTGATTCAAAATTTCATATCAAATACCTCTTAGTTGAAAGTAGCCAGCCATAACCGAAAAAACCATCCAAAACCGCAGTTGGTTGATTGGGATGCAATTTTACTGGCCCGGAAACGGTCCAAATGTCAGTCGGCTTCAATTCAACAGCTGGCACGTCGGTATCCAACCCGAGCCAACTGATATCCTAAATTTCCTTCTTTTCTGATTTCCAAATTCTTCTTGTGTACCACGTTACGTGTTTAGGGTCCGGTGCATGTAGCGTGGCATCAACCTATATTTAATTAACATGCTATATTTTGTCGAATTACcaaaaaagtaaacaatttattatatttagtgTTCACTCCGATTTTCAAGATGTGAAGGTCAATACTCAAGAGTACATGCTTTAGGGTAGTTGGACTATGTCCAATTAAGCTATCATTTAGTAAAGATGAAGTACGTATTGCATTAAGTCATCTATTTTGTTCCTTCTCTCTTTTGCCATCAATATTCACACAATTTGGAGAGGCCTATATAGGTGTGAAAGATGATGCTTTCATTATATTGTATGATTTTCTTCATCTCGTTATACATAATGGCTTTACTTTTCACTAAACAAAATTATGAAAATCCAAAACCTTCTCCTAATGTCATTGCTGTTATTATGTTTAGGATACTGGCAAATCGACAGTCAGCTGCACGCTCAAAAGAGAGAAAGGCACGATATATACAAGAGCTGGAACGCAAAGTGCAAACCCTTCAAACAGAAGCAACTACTCTATCAGCTCAATTGACTTTGTTCCAGGTTTGTTtctattaatattaattttaacttGCATTTTCCCCAGAATTTTCACTCTCTGACTTGATGTTTTGATGGAATGCATTCCAATTGTGACAAACGATACATAAAGTCATTGTGATATATGCTTGAAACGTATGTTCTTGGTTGAAAAGGGGGGCTgctactttttttctttttttttgtagattttGATTTTTGTCAGTCATAGAAATTGGTTAGTATACCGTTTTAGTTCGAAGTACACTTTAGTCGATgtaatttcaataaatctttaaatttaattcatctatattaatttttattgaaattagttaaataaaaaaataatttttaggtTAGAAAAGCCCTATAAAGGGaacatgttttaaaaaattatagaaaaaacggcaaaatgctaatagaaaatttgtttttcttttgaaaaaggTAAAAAATAAAACCCTAACTTATTCAAAGTATTGGGAACAAAATCGGGCATCAACACTTAATATAGGGATGAAAATGGTGTTTTAACCATTAAAATGTCATTTCACCATCTTGACCGTcaattatatttgatacactTGTATGTAATAACGAAAGTGGGTCATGATATTATTATCAACTTAGAACAATAGAACAATGATCTGATTAAGATTTATCATCTTATACAGCGAGACACAACGGGACTCAGTACTGAAAATACAGAGCTTAAGCTTCGGTTACAGGCTATGGAGCAACAAGCCCAATTACGTGATGGTGAGAATTATATTTGATTACTTATACGTAATTGTAAAGCTCAAAAGCTTTTAAACATAGTTGATATCTTCGTCTTGTTTATGCAGCTTTGAACGAAGCATTAAAGAAGGAAGTCGAGAGGCTTAAAATCGCTACTGGGGAAATGATGAGCCCGTCCGAGTCGTTTAACTTGGGAATGCATCATATGGCATACGCCCCGTCGTCTTTCAT is drawn from Cucumis melo cultivar AY chromosome 11, USDA_Cmelo_AY_1.0, whole genome shotgun sequence and contains these coding sequences:
- the LOC103502961 gene encoding transcription factor RF2b-like; this encodes MQDPPPPSNPIPTPNSNQIPPLNVTQPPPKTHKPPPPPVSNATAAASSSSIFPNVNVGNASFIPRLGSHHRRAHSEVSFRLPEDMMDISGSDPFNGGSSTASLEEIGSEDDLFSTYIDVKKLGGNGGGNFVDHNGNGGCEGGGGGGGGGSSEGEKTSKPRHRHSVSVDGTTSSSSMFGEIMEAKKAMPPDKLAELWSSDPKRAKRILANRQSAARSKERKARYIQELERKVQTLQTEATTLSAQLTLFQRDTTGLSTENTELKLRLQAMEQQAQLRDALNEALKKEVERLKIATGEMMSPSESFNLGMHHMAYAPSSFIQLSQQQTGSTGLQNMQIPQFGHSPSNMSTHPLLPSDSHSLSEVLQTDSLGRLQGLDISSKGSSLVKSEGPSLSASESSTTF